From Megalobrama amblycephala isolate DHTTF-2021 linkage group LG8, ASM1881202v1, whole genome shotgun sequence, the proteins below share one genomic window:
- the LOC125273745 gene encoding myosin heavy chain, fast skeletal muscle-like isoform X2, whose product MSGDPEMECFGPAAIYLRKPEKERLEAQNMPFDAKTAYFVAEPKEMYLKGVLKSREGGKATVQTLCGKTLTVKEDDIFPMNPPKFDKIEDMAMMTHLNEPTVLYNLKERYAAWMIYTYSGLFCVTVNPYKWLPVYDSVVVTAYRGKKRIEAPPHIFSISDNAYQFMLTDRENQSILITGESGAGKTVNTKRVIQYFATIAVSGQKKVEPVEGKMKGSLEDQIIAANPLLEAYGNAKTVRNDNSSRFGKFIRIHFGTTGKLASADIETYLLEKSRVTFQLCAERSYHIFYQLCTGHKPELLEALLITTNPYDYPMVSQGEITVKSINDVEEFVATDTAIDILGFTAEEKMGIYKLTGAVMHHGNMKFKQKQREEQAEPDGTEVADKIAYLMGLNSADMLKALCFPRVKVGNEYVTKGQTVPQVNNAAMALCKSVYEKMFLWMVVRINEMLDTKQPRQFFIGVLDIAGFEIFDFNSLEQLCINFTNEKLQQFFNHHMFVLEQEEYKKEGIEWEFIDFGMDLAACIELIEKPMGIFSILEEECMFPKATDMTFKNKLHDQHLGKTPSFQKPKPTKGKAEAHFSLVHYAGTVDYNITGWLDKNKDPLNDSVVQLYQKSSMKLLAHLYAAHASAEAESGGKKGGKKKGGSFQTVSALFRENLGKLMTNLRSTHPHFVRCLIPNESKTPGLMENFLVIHQLRCNGVLEGIRICRKGFPSRILYGDFKQRYKVLNASVIPEGQFIDNKKASEKLLSSIDVDHTQYKFGHTKVFFKAGLLGTLEEMRDEKLVILVTMTQALCRGYVMRKEFVKMMERREAIYSIQYNIRSFMNVKHWPWMKLYFKIKPLLKSAETEKEMAAMKENFEKMKEDLAKALAKKKELEEKMVSLLQEKNDLQLQVAAETENLSDAEERCEGLIKSKIQLEAKLKETTERLEDEEEINAELTAKKRKLEDECSELKKDIDDLELTLAKVEKEKHATENKVKNLTEEMTSQDEVIVKLTKEKKALQEAHQQTLDDLQAEEDKVNTLTKAKAKLEQQVDDLEGSLEQEKKLRMDLERAKRKLEGDFKLSQESIMDLENDKQQLEEKLKKKDFESSQLLSRIEDEQSLGIQLQKKIKELQARIEELEEEIEAERAARAKVEKQRSDLARELEEISERLEEAGGATSAQIEMNKKREAEFQKLRRDLEESTLQHEATAAALRKKQADTVAELGEQIDNLQRVKQKLEKEKSELKMEIDDLSSSMESVAKSKTNLEKMCRTLEDQLSEFKTKHDEHVRHINDLSAQKARFQTENGEMGRQLEEKEALVSQLTRSKQAYTQQIEELKRHIEEEVKAKNALAHAVQSSRHDCDLLREQYEEEQEAKSELQRSMSKANSEVAQWRAKYETDAIQRTEELEEAKKKLAQRLQDAEESIEAVNAKCASLEKTKQRLQNEVEDLMIDVERANALAANLDKKQRNFDKVLAEWKQKYEESQAELEGSLKEARSLSTELFKMKNSYEEALDQLETLKRENKNLQQEISDLTEQLGETGKTIHELEKGKKTAEIEKSEIQAALEEAEATLEHEESKILRVQLELNQVKGEIDRKLAEKDEEIEQIKRNSQRIIDSMQSTLDAEVRSRNDALRIKKKMEGDLNEMEIQLSHANRQAAEAQKQLRNVQGQLKDAQLHLDEALRAQEDMKEQVAMVERRNNLMQAEIEELRVALEQTERGRKVAEQELVDASERVTLLHSQNTSLINTKKKLEADLVQIQGEMEDVVQEARNADEKAKKAITDAAMMAEELKKEQDTSAHLERMKKNLDVTVKDLQHRLDEAESLALKGGKKQLQKLEARVRELESEVEAEQRRGADAVKGVRKYERRVKELTYQTEEDKKNIIRLQDLVDKLQLKVKAYKRQSEDAEEQANTHLTRFRKVQHELEEAQERADIAESQVNKLRAKSRELGKGKEAEE is encoded by the exons GCAACGGTGCAAACTCTATGTGGCAAA ACCCTCACAGTGAAGGAGGATGACATTTTTCCGATGAATCCCCCCAAGTTTGATAAAATCGAGGACATGGCCATGATGACCCACCTCAACGAACCCACCGTGCTGTACAACCTCAAAGAGCGTTATGCAGCATGGATGATCTAC ACTTACTCTGGGTTGTTCTGTGTCACTGTGAACCCCTATAAGTGGCTCCCAGTGTACGATTCTGTTGTCGTGACAGCCTACAGGGGCAAAAAAAGAATTGAAGCTCCACCTCACATCTTCTCCATCTCTGACAATGCCTATCAGTTCATGCTCACTG ATCGTGAGAATCAGTCTATCCTGATTAC TGGAGAATCTGGTGCAGGAAAGACTGTGAACACCAAACGTGTCATCCAGTACTTTGCGACAATCGCTGTATCTGGTCAGAAGAAGGTAGAGCCTGTTGAGGGAAAAATGAAG GGGTCACTGGAGGATCAAATCATTGCAGCCAACCCCTTGCTGGAAGCCTATGGAAATGCCAAGACTGTGAGGAATGACAACTCTTCCCGCTTT GGTAAATTTATCCGAATTCATTTTGGCACCACTGGAAAACTGGCCTCAGCTGATATTGAAACTT ATCTGCTGGAAAAGTCCAGGGTAACTTTCCAGCTGTGTGCTGAGAGAAGCTACCACATCTTCTACCAGCTCTGCACTGGCCATAAGCCAGAACTGCTGG AGGCTCTTCTGATCACCACTAACCCATACGACTATCCCATGGTCAGCCAGGGTGAGATCACTGTCAAGAGCATTAATGATGTGGAAGAGTTCGTTGCAACTGAT ACAGCCATTGATATTCTGGGCTTCACTGCTGAGGAGAAAATGGGCATCTACAAGCTGACAGGAGCTGTGATGCATCATGGGAACATGAAGTTCAAGCAGAAGCAGAGGGAGGAGCAGGCCGAGCCTGATGGAACTGAAG TGGCTGATAAAATCGCTTACCTCATGGGACTGAACTCTGCTGACATGCTGAAAGCTTTGTGTTTTCCCAGAGTGAAGGTCGGGAATGAATATGTGACCAAAGGTCAAACTGTTCCTCAG GTGAATAATGCAGCCATGGCTCTGTGCAAGTCAGTCTATGAGAAAATGTTCTTGTGGATGGTTGTCAGAATCAATGAGATGCTGGACACCAAACAGCCAAGACAGTTCTTCATCGGAGTGCTTGACATTGCTGGGTTCGAAATCTTTGAT TTCAACAGCCTGGAGCAGCTGTGCATTAATTTCACCAATGAGAAACTGCAACAGTTTTTCAACCACCACATGTTTGTGCTGGAACAAGAGGAATACAAGAAAGAAGGTATTGAGTGGGAGTTCATTGACTTCGGTATGGACTTGGCTGCCTGCATTGAGCTTATTGAGAAG CCAATGGGTATTTTCTCCATCCTTGAGGAGGAGTGTATGTTCCCCAAAGCAACAGACATGACCTTCAAGAACAAGCTGCATGACCAGCATCTTGGTAAAACTCCATCCTTCCAGAAGCCCAAACCGACCAAAGGCAAAGCTGAGGCCCACTTCTCCTTGGTGCACTATGCTGGAACTGTGGATTACAACATCACAGGCTGGCTGGATAAGAACAAGGACCCTCTAAATGACTCTGTGGTTCAGTTGTACCAGAAGTCTTCAATGAAACTTTTGGCTCATCTGTATGCTGCTCATGCTTCTGCTGAAG CTGAATCTGGTGGCAAAAAGGGTGGGAAAAAGAAGGGTGGCTCCTTCCAGACCGTGTCTGCTTTGTTCAGG GAGAACTTGGGCAAACTGATGACCAACTTGAGAAGCACTCATCCTCATTTTGTGCGTTGCTTGATTCCAAATGAGTCAAAGACTCCAG gtCTTATGGAGAACTTTCTGGTCATCCACCAGTTGCGCTGTAACGGTGTACTGGAAGGAATCAGAATTTGCAGAAAGGGTTTCCCAAGCAGAATCCTCTATGGTGACTTTAAGCAGAG ATACAAAGTACTGAATGCTAGTGTCATCCCTGAGGGTCAGTTCATTGACAATAAGAAGGCTTCAGAGAAGCTCCTTAGCTCTATTGATGTGGATCATACCCAGTACAAGTTTGGACACACCAAG GTGTTCTTCAAAGCTGGTCTGCTGGGTACCCTTGAGGAGATGCGAGATGAAAAACTTGTTATCCTTGTGACTATGACTCAAGCACTTTGCAGAGGATATGTTATGAGGAAAGAGTTTGTCAAAATGATGGAGAGAAG AGAGGCCATCTACAGCATCCAGTACAACATCCGCTCATTCATGAATGTGAAACACTGGCCATGGATGAAGCTGTATTTTAAGATCAAGCCTCTGCTGAAGAGTGCAGAGACTGAGAAGGAAATGGCAGCCATGAAagagaattttgaaaaaatgaaGGAGGATCTAGCAAAGGCACTTGCCAAGAAGAAGGAGCTGGAGGAGAAAATGGTTTCTCTGCTGCAGGAGAAAAATGACCTGCAGTTACAAGTGGCAGCT GAAACAGAAAACCTGTCTGATGCTGAGGAGAGATGTGAAGGACTCATCAAAAGCAAGATCCAGCTTGAGGCGAAGCTTAAAGAGACAACTGAAAGATTagaggatgaggaagaaatCAATGCTGAACTGACAGCCAAGAAGAGAAAACTAGAGGACGAGTGCTCTGAGCTAAAGAAAGACATTGATGATTTAGAGCTTACCTTGGCCAAAGTAGAGAAGGAGAAACATGCCACTGAGAACAAG GTTAAAAACcttactgaagaaatgacatCTCAAGATGAGGTTATTGTCAAGCTGACTAAGGAGAAGAAAGCCCTCCAAGAGGCACATCAACAGACCCTAGATGATCTCCAGGCAGAGGAAGACAAAGTCAATACTCTGACAAAAGCCAAAGCAAAGCTTGAGCAACAAGTCGATGAC CTGGAAGGTTCTCTGGAGCAGGAGAAGAAACTCCGTATGGACCTTGAGAGAGCCAAGAGAAAGCTTGAGGGCGATTTCAAACTTTCCCAGGAATCCATAATGGATCTGGAAAATGACAAGCAACAACTAGAAGAAAAGCTGAAAAA gAAGGACTTTGAGTCAAGTCAACTTCTGAGCAGGATTGAAGATGAGCAATCTCTTGGTATTCAGCTCCAGAAGAAGATTAAAGAACTTCAG GCCCGCATTGAGGAGCTGGAGGAAGAAATTGAGGCAGAACGAGCCGCTCGTGCTAAGGTTGAGAAGCAGCGATCTGATCTCGCCAGGGAACTTGAGGAGATCAGTGAGAGGCTTGAAGAAGCAGGTGGTGCCACTTCTGCCCAGATTGAGATGAACAAGAAACGTGAGGCTGAGTTCCAGAAACTACGCCGCGATCTGGAGGAGTCCACCCTACAGCATGAAGCAACTGCTGCGGCACTCCGCAAGAAGCAGGCTGACACTGTGGCAGAGCTGGGAGAGCAGATCGACAACCTCCAGCGTGTGAAACAGAAGCTAGAAAAAGAGAAAAGTGAGCTTAAAATGGAGATTGATGACTTGTCAAGCAGTATGGAGTCTGTTGCCAAATCAAAG ACAAATCTTGAAAAGATGTGTCGTACACTGGAAGATCAGTTGAGCGAGTTTAAGACCAAGCATGACGAACATGTACGCCACATCAATGATCTAAGTGCTCAAAAGGCAAGATTTCAGACTGAAAATG GTGAAATGGGACGTCAGTTAGAAGAGAAAGAGGCTTTAGTTTCTCAGCTGACTCGAAGCAAACAGGCTTACACTCAGCAGATTGAAGAGCTGAAGAGGCACATTGAGGAAGAAGTGAAG gcCAAAAATGCCTTAGCACACGCTGTCCAATCTTCCCGTCATGACTGTGATCTGCTCAGAGAGCAGTATGAGGAGGAACAAGAGGCCAAATCTGAGCTTCAGCGCAGCATGTCAAAGGCCAACAGTGAGGTAGCTCAATGGAGAGCCAAATATGAGACTGATGCCATTCAGCGTACCGAAGAGCTTGAGGAAGCAAA GAAAAAACTTGCTCAGCGTTTGCAGGATGCTGAGGAGTCCATTGAAGCTGTGAATGCCAAATGTGCCTCTTTGGAAAAGACCAAGCAACGATTGCAAAATGAAGTTGAGGATCTCATGATTGATGTGGAGAGAGCTAATGCTTTGGCTGCCAACCTTGACAAGAAACAAAGGAACTTTGATAAG GTCCTGGCAGAATGGAAGCAGAAGTATGAGGAGAGTCAGGCAGAGCTGGAAGGATCCCTGAAGGAGGCTCGTTCTCTTAGCACAGAACTtttcaaaatgaagaattcttaTGAGGAGGCTTTGGACCAGCTGGAGACCCTGAAGAGGGAAAACAAGAACCTTCAGC AGGAGATCTCAGATCTAACTGAGCAGCTCGGCGAGACTGGAAAAACTATTCATGAGTtggaaaaaggaaagaaaacagCTGAAATTGAAAAATCTGAAATCCAGGCCGCTCTTGAAGAAGCTGAG GCAACCCTAGAGCATGAAGAATCCAAGATTCTTCGTGTTCAGCTTGAGCTGAACCAAGTGAAAGGGGAAATCGATCGGAAATTGGCTGAGAAGGATGAGGAGATTGAACAGATTAAGCGAAACAGCCAGAGAATCATTGATTCCATGCAGAGCACTCTGGATGCTGAAGTCAGAAGCAGAAATGATGCTCTGAGAATCAAGAAGAAGATGGAAGGAGACCTCAATGAGATGGAGATTCAGCTGAGCCATGCAAATCGCCAGGCTGCTGAAGCTCAGAAACAGCTCAGGAACGTCCAAGGACAACTCAAG GATGCTCAACTCCATCTTGATGAGGCTTTACGAGCACAAGAAGACATGAAAGAGCAGGTTGCCATGGTAGAGCGCAGGAACAACCTGATGCAGGCTGAGATTGAGGAGCTGAGAGTTGCTCTGGAGCAGACCGAGAGAGGCCGCAAAGTGGCCGAGCAGGAACTGGTGGATGCCAGTGAGCGAGTGACTCTCTTACACTCCCAA AATACCAGTCTTATCAACACTaagaagaagctggaagcagATCTTGTTCAGATTCAAGGTGAGATGGAAGATGTGGTCCAGGAAGCACGAAATGCTGACGAGAAGGCAAAGAAAGCAATAACTGAT GCTGCCATGATGgcagaagagctgaagaaaGAGCAGGACACGAGTGCTCACCTTGAAAGGATGAAGAAGAACCTGGACGTTACAGTCAAAGACCTGCAGCACCGTCTGGATGAGGCTGAGAGTCTGGCCTTGAAGGGTGGAAAGAAGCAGCTCCAGAAACTGGAGGCCAGA GTTCGTGAGCTGGAGAGCGAAGTTGAAGCGGAACAGAGACGCGGTGCTGATGCTGTTAAGGGAGTCCGCAAATACGAAAGAAGAGTGAAGGAACTGACTTATCAG ACTGAAGAAGATAAGAAGAATATTATCAGACTGCAAGACCTTGTGGACAAACTTCAACTGAAAGTCAAGGCCTACAAGAGACAGAGTGAAGATGCT GAGGAACAGGCCAACACTCACCTGACCAGATTCAGGAAGGTGCAGCATGAGCTGGAGGAGGCTCAGGAGAGAGCTGACATTGCTGAGTCTCAGGTCAACAAGCTGAGAGCTAAAAGCCGTGAATTAGGGAAG GGAAAGGAGGCTGAGGAATGA